Within the Acidimicrobiales bacterium genome, the region CCATCAGGCGCTGAGCCTCACCACAAGGCGGGCACGATCTGCGAGATGGCGCCTCTCACCAACACGGTGGCCAGGTGGTCCATCTCGGTCGGGTCACCGTTCACGATGACGATGGGCACGTTGCGTCGGGCGGCCAGGGGAACCACACCGGCGATCGGGTAGACCGCCAGAGTCGTGCCGATGGTCAGCATCAGGTCGCACTCGAGCGCCGCTTCCTCGGCCCTGCGAATGTCCTCGGGCACAAGCGACTGCCCGAAACTGATAGTGGTCGACTTGAGGATGCCTCCACACTCGGGACAATCGGGATCTTCCTCGCCCCCTCGGACCCGGTCGAGGGCGACGCTCATGGGGGCCAGGTAGGAGCACGACAAGCAGCCGACGTTGCGGATGCTGCCGTGGATCTCGACTATTCGCTCGGGCGCCGAACCTGCAGCATGGTGCAGCCCATCCACATTCTGGGTCATCAGCGACAGCAGCTTGCCCTTGCGTTCCAAACGAACGAGCGCCCTGTGTGCGTCGTTGGGCTCGGCCGACCACGCCCGCGAGTCCAAGCGACTGCGCCATGCCGTCACCCTGATGTCGCGCTCGGCCACGTAGTTCTGCAGCGTCGCCCGCTTCTCGGCGGCCGGGTTCTTGGTCCACACCCCTTGTGGGCCCCGAAAGTCGGGGATGCCCGAATCGGTCGAGATGCCCGCACCGGTCAGGACTGCAATCCTCGACGCTTGCGCGATGAGTGATCGTGCGGCTTCG harbors:
- a CDS encoding Sir2 family NAD-dependent protein deacetylase — protein: MAYAAPDSEALEAARSLIAQASRIAVLTGAGISTDSGIPDFRGPQGVWTKNPAAEKRATLQNYVAERDIRVTAWRSRLDSRAWSAEPNDAHRALVRLERKGKLLSLMTQNVDGLHHAAGSAPERIVEIHGSIRNVGCLSCSYLAPMSVALDRVRGGEEDPDCPECGGILKSTTISFGQSLVPEDIRRAEEAALECDLMLTIGTTLAVYPIAGVVPLAARRNVPIVIVNGDPTEMDHLATVLVRGAISQIVPALW